One genomic segment of Impatiens glandulifera chromosome 6, dImpGla2.1, whole genome shotgun sequence includes these proteins:
- the LOC124941262 gene encoding trans-cinnamate 4-monooxygenase, with translation MDLLFLEKALIGLFLAIVLAITISKLRGKKFKLPPGPIPVPVFGNWLQVGDDLNHRNLTDLAKKFGQIFLLRMGQRNLVVVSSPDLAKEVLHTQGVEFGSRTRNVVFDIFTGKGQDMVFTVYGEHWRKMRRIMTVPFFTNKVVQQYRYGWEDEAAGVVEDVKKNPESSTTGIVLRRRLQLMMYNNMYRIMFDSRFESEEDPLFVKLKALNGERSRLAQSFEYNYGDFIPILRPFLRGYLKICKEVKEKRLKLFKDYFVDERKKLSSTKPLDNNNLRCAVDHILEAQQKGEINEDNVLYIVENINVAAIETTLWSIEWGIAELVNHPHVQSKLREELDRVLGPGVQITEPDTHKLPYLQAVVKETLRLRMAIPLLVPHMNLKDAKLNGYDIPAESKILVNAWWLANNPESWKKPEEFRPERFFEEESKVEANGNDFRYLPFGVGRRSCPGIILALPILGITIGRLVQNFELLPPPGQSKLDTSEKGGQFSLHILKHSTIVMKPRSF, from the exons ATGGATCTTCTCTTCCTCGAGAAGGCCTTAATCGGCCTTTTCCTCGCAATCGTCCTAGCAATCACAATCTCCAAGCTCCGTGGTAAGAAATTCAAGCTCCCTCCCGGCCCTATTCCCGTTCCCGTATTCGGTAACTGGCTTCAAGTCGGTGATGATCTCAACCACCGTAATTTAACCGATCTCGCTAAAAAATTCGGCCAGATCTTCCTTCTCCGTATGGGCCAACGTAATCTAGTCGTTGTCTCCTCCCCAGATCTCGCTAAAGAGGTTCTTCACACTCAAGGAGTCGAATTCGGTTCAAGAACAAGGAACGTGGTATTCGATATCTTTACTGGGAAAGGACAAGATATGGTTTTTACCGTTTATGGTGAGCATTGGAGGAAGATGAGACGGATCATGACGGTTCCTTTTTTCACAAATAAGGTTGTCCAACAGTACCGTTATGGGTGGGAAGATGAAGCGGCTGGAGTGGTGGAAGATGTGAAGAAGAATCCAGAATCTTCGACGACAGGGATTGTTTTGAGGAGAAGATTGCAGTTGATGatgtataataatatgtataggATTATGTTTGATAGCAGGTTTGAAAGTGAAGAAGATCCTTTGTTTGTGAAACTTAAAGCTTTGAATGGAGAAAGGAGTCGACTTGCTCAAAGCTTTGAGTATAATTATGGAGATTTCATTCCTATTCTTAGACCTTTCTTGAGAGGTTATCTTAAGATCTGTAAGGAAGTGAAGGAGAAGAGATTGAAGCTGTTCAAGGATTATTTTGTTGATGAAAGAAA gaaattaTCAAGCACCAAGCCTTTGGACAACAACAACCTAAGATGTGCAGTTGATCATATTTTGGAAGCCCAACAAAAGGGAGAGATCAATGAAGACAATGTTCTCTACATTGTTGAGAACATCAATGTTGCTg CAATTGAGACAACCCTTTGGTCTATCGAGTGGGGAATAGCTGAGCTAGTGAATCATCCCCATGTTCAGAGCAAGCTTCGCGAGGAACTCGACAGGGTCCTCGGCCCAGGTGTTCAAATCACTGAGCCAGACACTCACAAGCTCCCCTACCTCCAAGCTGTTGTTAAGGAAACACTGCGTTTACGAATGGCGATTCCTCTCCTTGTACCTCACATGAACCTCAAGGATGCTAAGCTCAATGGCTATGATATCCCGGCTGAGAGCAAGATCCTTGTCAATGCCTGGTGGCTAGCCAACAATCCCGAGAGCTGGAAGAAACCTGAAGAGTTCAGACCCGAGAGGTTCTTTGAAGAGGAGTCTAAAGTGGAGGCCAATGGGAATGATTTTAGGTACCTTCCGTTTGGAGTGGGTAGGAGGAGTTGCCCAGGGATTATCTTGGCATTGCCTATACTTGGAATTACCATCGGTCGTTTAGTTCAGAATTTCGAGCTCTTGCCGCCTCCGGGACAGTCAAAGCTTGATACCTCCGAGAAAGGAGGGCAATTTAGCCTTCACATCTTGAAGCACTCCACCATTGTGATGAAGCCTAGATCGTTCTAA
- the LOC124941171 gene encoding E3 ubiquitin-protein ligase RHF2A-like — protein MEALVKDDVDNTEGHLTSAAAFVEGGIQEACEDTCSICLETFSDSDPSSVTNCKHEFHLQCILEWGQRSSNCPMCWQPISLKNPSSQELLEAVEQERNFRLKPSRNATILHHLSLGDFELQHMQLPIGAINSELEERIIQHLTTAAAAMGRTDQISRRDSPRNQSSSHAHPQFVLFSTPVTDHESQSNVITMNSPSVSLSSGRFVQADHSSALPSNVLETRIDNRSYTMPSPDSAGPSDVQSFPESWKSRFSALSMRYRSLNPPLGHLQPFFTIKIIFKVMYGIFPNVLYMCILYFRGC, from the exons ATGGAG GCTCTTGTGAAGGATGATGTCGATAATACTGAAGGGCATTTGACATCTGCTGCAGCGTTTGTGGAGGGAGGAATACAAGAAGCATGTGAGGATACTTGTAGCATATGTTTGGAGACATTCAGTGACAGTGATCCATCATCT GTTACCAATTGTAAGCATGAATTCCATCTTCAGTGCATACTTGAATG ggGCCAGAGAAGTTCTAATTGTCCAATGTGCTGGCAGCCCATTAGCCTGAAGAATCCATCAAG TCAAGAATTGTTGGAAGCTGTTGAACAGGAAAGAAATTTTAGACTTAAACCATCAAGGAATGCTACGATTCTCCATCATCTATCCCTTGGAGATTTTGAACTACAACAt ATGCAACTGCCAATTGGTGCAATTAATTCTGAACTTGAGGAACGAATTATCCAACACTTGACTACTGCTGCTGCTGCAATGGGAAGAACTGATCAAATTTCTCGAAGGGACAGCCCAAGGAACCAATCATCTTCTCATGCACACCcacaatttgttttattttcaacaccTGTTACTGATCATGAATCTCAATCTAATGTGATCACTATGAACAGTCCATCTGTTTCACTTTCTAGTGGACGTTTTGTTCAAGCTGATCATAGTTCAGCTTTACCATCTAATGTGCTTGAAACTCGAATTGATAACag GAGTTATACCATGCCAAGTCCTGATAGCGCAGGACCTTCAGATGTTCAGTCTTTTCCGGAGTCTTGGAAATCTCGATTCAGTGCATTGTCAATGAGGTATAGATCTCTAAATCCACCTTTAGGACATCTCCAACCTTTCTTCACTATAAAGATTATCTTCAAAGTAATGTATGGTATTTTCCCCAACGTGCTTTATATGTGTATACTCTATTTTAGAGGTTGTTAA